In Passer domesticus isolate bPasDom1 chromosome 7, bPasDom1.hap1, whole genome shotgun sequence, one genomic interval encodes:
- the LEPROT gene encoding leptin receptor gene-related protein — protein MAGVKALVALSFSGAIGLTFLMLGCALEYYGVYWPLFVLIFYFLCPIPHFIARRVGDDSDAASSACRELAYFFTTGIVVSAFGFPIILARVEAIKWGACGLVLAGNAVIFLTILGFFLVFGRGDDFSWEQW, from the exons ATGGCGGGCGTGAAAG CTCTCGTGGCGCTGTCCTTCAGCGGAGCCATCGGGCTGACGTTCCTCATGCTGGGCTGCGCCCTGGAGTACTACGG CGTGTACTGGCCCCTGTTTGTGCTGATCTTCTACTTCCTCTGCCCCATTCCCCACTTCATAGCCAGGAGGGTGGGTGATGACAGCGAtgcagccagcagtgcctgcagggagctggcctATTTCTTCACCACGGGGATTGTTGTCTCTGCCTTTGGATTCCCCATCATCCTGGCACGGGTGGAAGCA ATCAAGTGGGGAGCCTGTGGCCTGGTGCTGGCTGGCAATGCAGTCATTTTCCTTACCATTCTAGGCTTTTTCCTTGTGTTTGGCAGAGGAGATGACTTCAGCTGGGAGCAGTGGTAG